The following coding sequences lie in one Caldisericia bacterium genomic window:
- a CDS encoding copper amine oxidase N-terminal domain-containing protein produces the protein MKKLIIFIILICLYLTYTPIIYSISDNKNFKFENGDQIEITLCPEKETTITVTAKNLSQNLSANVTFSTQETWIIIKSPGPYPLGPNQSKTIEVIISSKNMIPLDYIGYIKARFDWVTYPPIQPSEKVLTIKLKVLFPEFDVLPKEKTIKILPFSEKTLDFQIRNGICENFLTLFSTKEYSEEKIIGAIFSKNITLNPNEIRLISIKIKTQNFTTGEETIEINFNTRYSHYYGAIGSRSIRIIVKASEKISISGIIEEINEKEKNMKIYGEDNKRYKVILRDEDLGKYKVGEYINLKGYYDDEWIYPIEIIKPECGIYIQDPDEIIFCSTCTDIKYGGEYIEKENTKSIKILIKNTGNVKLTVKGILELTNKIAGDEQKYEIKIYPESFDIPKNEEREINISFEIKENPKKLDFYLWYDVKFEISPSPPCVKEIVKKLKISVCHNIRYIYGTLKFLNAENKECILKGSRVLLFLNYEPKCSVHKDFKFKEGNFSDQISSEQPGYLLDDSFNTNLPDKKYYIETYTDSDGKFRFLFFDNDCKYDYIIAVLFETKEFKITYSDCKKIFFLKVNIKSDKKPCPEIIFSREIIIGKDTDINFPKDFIDNGFDPRAVAQIFCHMDETFCVFRNEKCNGNDMIDKSMLPINVCVYSNENGTFYRYSERKINIEKADSNLTSNDRPMNREWHEFGHFLHHSLVGTTTYEDTRKDRRKNHEGIMNDTTGDSLIEGFAEMTSMMILRILKLQGTCCADFSNQWNGTYRWGNGENDFENEKLRSDTAVYEYFDDHGKLKNLKREDITCESGKLVYKQGGKTYPVITSLSREEFGVAGLLLDLLDDYKWYEEIRNNVIITSKDDDNFSLPNWQDLFCLMKDKKIKNIKELYEALREKFTDPSTRDKIDKIFIDHGFFQDKNFNGVFDTNEKIGVTYRCELDYWWYDGGWKHEKRNKIEERPNQPLIPQASILVNLLDAKGNEIKEEILVVEVLSFDGTVNFSYEREAKNKELFYIFLVPNGNEILRIYLKGSNEKPLIITEDELWTSVLNDNPYIKEHTFKMVDELILPELSLEKDLINFDSLIEGEIKSLKISFWNSGRGSLSFSSTSLNHWISVEPKTFEGNAGFIEININTEGLKGGINEGKIKINGNFGEKEIKVKVNVIPKVKRNIIELFIGKVEAYINGNLYILDAEPYIKFPGRTMVPLRFVSESLGATVDYFPKVGKVLEVYIYFKNKKITLFIGKKEAIIDNQKITIEAEAEINKGRTFVPIRFIAETFGAKVDWDGSIKKVTIIVEE, from the coding sequence ATGAAAAAATTAATTATTTTTATAATTTTAATATGTTTATATTTAACATATACTCCAATCATTTATTCTATTTCAGATAATAAAAATTTTAAATTTGAAAATGGAGATCAAATTGAAATTACCTTATGCCCTGAAAAAGAGACAACTATTACAGTAACAGCAAAAAATCTTTCCCAAAACTTAAGCGCAAATGTTACATTTTCAACACAAGAAACTTGGATTATTATAAAATCACCAGGTCCATATCCTCTGGGACCAAACCAAAGCAAAACAATAGAAGTGATTATATCATCAAAAAACATGATTCCATTGGATTATATAGGTTATATAAAAGCAAGATTTGATTGGGTAACATACCCACCTATTCAACCATCAGAAAAGGTTTTAACAATAAAATTAAAAGTTCTTTTTCCTGAATTTGATGTTTTACCAAAAGAAAAAACAATAAAAATTTTACCTTTTAGTGAAAAAACTTTAGATTTTCAAATAAGAAACGGAATATGCGAAAATTTTCTTACTCTATTTTCAACAAAAGAATACAGTGAAGAAAAAATTATTGGTGCCATATTTTCAAAAAATATCACACTTAATCCTAACGAGATAAGACTTATTTCTATAAAAATTAAAACTCAAAATTTTACGACTGGAGAAGAAACTATAGAAATAAATTTCAACACTAGATATTCACATTATTATGGAGCAATTGGAAGTAGAAGTATAAGAATAATAGTTAAAGCTTCAGAAAAAATATCTATTTCAGGTATTATTGAGGAAATAAATGAAAAAGAAAAGAATATGAAAATTTATGGAGAAGATAATAAAAGATATAAAGTGATACTTAGAGATGAAGATTTAGGAAAGTACAAAGTAGGAGAGTATATAAATTTAAAAGGATATTATGACGATGAATGGATTTACCCAATAGAGATAATAAAACCTGAATGCGGTATATATATACAAGATCCAGATGAAATAATTTTTTGTTCAACCTGTACTGATATTAAATACGGAGGAGAATATATTGAAAAAGAAAACACAAAGAGCATTAAAATTCTTATTAAAAACACTGGTAATGTAAAGTTAACTGTTAAAGGGATTTTAGAATTAACAAATAAAATTGCAGGTGATGAGCAAAAATATGAAATTAAAATTTACCCTGAATCTTTTGACATACCCAAAAATGAAGAAAGAGAAATTAATATTTCATTTGAAATAAAAGAGAATCCTAAAAAATTAGATTTTTATTTATGGTATGATGTAAAATTTGAAATTTCACCTTCACCTCCATGTGTTAAAGAAATTGTTAAAAAATTAAAAATTTCAGTATGCCATAATATAAGATATATTTATGGAACTTTAAAATTTCTTAATGCTGAAAATAAAGAATGTATTTTAAAAGGTTCAAGAGTTTTACTTTTTTTAAACTATGAACCTAAATGTAGTGTTCACAAAGATTTTAAGTTTAAAGAAGGAAATTTTAGTGATCAAATATCATCAGAACAACCAGGTTATCTTCTCGATGATTCTTTCAATACAAATCTTCCAGATAAAAAATATTATATTGAAACCTATACTGATTCTGATGGTAAATTCAGATTTCTATTTTTTGATAATGATTGCAAATATGATTATATAATTGCAGTTCTTTTTGAAACAAAAGAATTTAAAATAACTTATAGCGATTGTAAAAAAATCTTTTTCCTTAAAGTTAATATAAAAAGTGATAAAAAGCCATGTCCTGAAATAATATTTTCAAGAGAAATAATTATTGGCAAAGATACTGATATAAATTTTCCGAAAGATTTTATTGATAATGGTTTTGATCCAAGGGCAGTTGCTCAAATTTTCTGTCATATGGATGAAACTTTTTGTGTTTTTAGAAATGAAAAATGTAACGGTAATGATATGATTGATAAATCAATGCTTCCAATAAATGTTTGTGTTTATAGTAATGAAAACGGCACTTTTTATAGATATAGTGAAAGAAAAATTAATATAGAGAAAGCAGATAGCAATTTAACTTCGAATGATAGACCTATGAATAGAGAGTGGCATGAGTTTGGACATTTTCTTCATCATTCACTTGTCGGTACTACAACTTATGAAGATACAAGAAAAGATAGAAGAAAAAATCATGAAGGTATTATGAATGATACGACAGGTGACTCACTAATAGAGGGTTTTGCTGAAATGACATCTATGATGATTTTAAGGATTTTAAAATTACAAGGTACTTGTTGTGCAGATTTTTCAAATCAATGGAATGGAACATATAGATGGGGTAATGGAGAAAATGATTTTGAAAATGAAAAATTAAGATCTGATACAGCTGTTTATGAATATTTTGATGATCATGGAAAACTTAAAAATTTGAAGAGAGAAGATATTACTTGTGAAAGTGGAAAATTAGTTTATAAACAAGGAGGCAAAACATATCCTGTAATTACTTCTTTATCAAGGGAGGAATTTGGAGTTGCTGGATTATTATTGGATTTACTCGATGATTATAAATGGTATGAAGAAATTCGAAATAATGTGATAATTACTTCAAAAGATGATGATAATTTTTCTTTACCAAATTGGCAAGATCTGTTTTGCTTAATGAAAGATAAAAAAATAAAAAATATAAAAGAACTTTATGAGGCTCTTAGAGAAAAATTTACAGATCCTTCCACAAGAGATAAAATAGATAAAATATTTATAGACCATGGATTTTTTCAAGATAAAAATTTTAACGGGGTTTTTGATACTAATGAAAAGATAGGAGTTACATATAGATGCGAACTTGACTATTGGTGGTATGATGGGGGATGGAAACATGAGAAAAGGAATAAAATTGAAGAAAGACCAAATCAACCACTTATTCCTCAAGCAAGTATATTAGTTAATTTATTAGATGCAAAAGGTAATGAAATAAAAGAAGAAATTCTTGTAGTTGAAGTCCTCTCATTTGATGGAACAGTTAATTTTTCTTATGAAAGAGAAGCAAAAAACAAAGAATTATTTTATATCTTTTTGGTTCCAAATGGTAATGAAATATTAAGAATTTATCTTAAAGGTTCAAATGAAAAACCTTTAATTATAACTGAAGATGAACTCTGGACCTCAGTTTTAAATGATAATCCTTATATTAAGGAACATACATTTAAAATGGTTGATGAATTAATTTTACCTGAGTTATCTTTAGAAAAAGATTTAATTAATTTTGATTCTTTAATTGAAGGAGAGATTAAAAGTCTAAAAATTTCATTTTGGAATTCTGGAAGAGGAAGTCTTTCTTTTTCATCAACTTCTCTTAATCACTGGATTTCGGTTGAACCAAAAACATTTGAGGGAAATGCTGGTTTTATTGAAATAAATATAAATACAGAAGGTCTTAAAGGTGGAATCAATGAAGGAAAAATAAAAATTAATGGAAATTTTGGTGAAAAAGAGATTAAAGTGAAAGTAAATGTTATACCAAAAGTTAAAAGAAATATCATAGAACTTTTTATAGGAAAAGTTGAGGCTTATATTAATGGAAATTTATATATACTTGATGCTGAACCATATATAAAATTTCCTGGTAGAACAATGGTTCCATTAAGATTTGTATCAGAAAGTTTAGGAGCAACTGTAGATTATTTTCCAAAAGTTGGAAAAGTTTTAGAGGTTTATATTTATTTTAAAAACAAAAAAATTACACTTTTTATAGGTAAAAAAGAAGCGATTATAGATAATCAAAAAATAACTATAGAGGCTGAAGCAGAAATAAATAAAGGCAGAACTTTTGTTCCAATAAGATTTATTGCTGAAACATTTGGAGCAAAAGTTGATTGGGACGGATCAATTAAGAAGGTAACAATTATAGTAGAAGAGTAA
- the uvrA gene encoding excinuclease ABC subunit UvrA produces MNNNYIFVKGARVHNLKNIDIKIPRNKLVVITGLSGSGKSSLAFDTIYAEGQRRYVESLSSYARQFLELMDKPDVDFIEGLSPAIAIDQKATTHNPRSTVGTMTEIYDYLRLLFARIGIPHCPECGREIKKQTPQEIVDKILSLPKNTKIMVLSPIVVGRKGEYRNLFEKLRKDGFVRVRVDNVIYTLEEEISLDKNKKHDIDIVIDRIIIQDDIKNRLTDSVELSLKYSEGLVKIINVENNEEIIFSSRFACPHCGISLPEIEPRLFSFNSPFGACEECQGLGFKMVVDPDLIIPNKNLSIREGAIKVAGFQSEDGYTINILDELLSNYGYDVDTKIKDLDDDILDILLYGTESRFWSSSKLRRSSYKHYIYWEGLVPIIERRYRETESFEMKEYYEKFMRFLPCPVCNGKRLKKEALNVKIGNKNISEITEMNIEDCLNFFENLNLNETQKLISKQILKEIKARLKFLIDVGLNYLTLNRESRTLSGGEAQRIRLATQIGSGLTGVLYVLDEPTIGLHYRDTRRLLDSLKRLRDLGNTLIIVEHDEQVIKESDWIIDMGPGAGENGGKVVFEGRYNEILKDNNSLTGKYLSGKLKIEIPPKRRKGNGKFFEVIGASEHNLKNINVKIPLNTFTCITGVSGSGKSTLIYDILFKGLVSIFYNSNEKPGKFKEFKGIENIDRVVLVDQSPIGRTPRSNPATYTNVFTPIRELFSKTREARERGYTPGRFSFNVRGGRCEACEGAGIKKIEMQFLPDVYVTCEVCQGKRYNRETLEIEWKGKNISEVLNMTVDEAYEFFENIESIRRKLKLLKDVGLGYIKLGQPAPTLSGGEAQRVKLAYELSKSFKGHTLYLLDEPTTGLHFDDVKKLLGVLNRLVEKGNTVIVIEHHPDVIKSADYIIDLGPEGGDEGGFIVGEGSPEELAKNKKSYTGELLRKILNL; encoded by the coding sequence ATGAATAATAATTATATATTTGTTAAAGGTGCAAGAGTTCACAATTTAAAGAATATTGATATAAAAATTCCAAGAAATAAATTGGTAGTAATAACTGGATTATCTGGTTCTGGAAAATCTTCGCTTGCTTTTGATACAATTTATGCTGAAGGTCAAAGAAGATATGTAGAATCTTTATCTTCATATGCAAGGCAATTTCTTGAACTTATGGATAAACCTGATGTTGATTTTATTGAAGGCTTATCTCCTGCTATTGCAATAGATCAAAAAGCTACAACACATAATCCAAGATCAACAGTTGGAACAATGACAGAGATTTATGATTATCTAAGACTTCTTTTTGCAAGAATAGGTATACCTCATTGCCCAGAATGTGGTAGAGAAATAAAAAAACAAACACCACAAGAGATTGTTGATAAAATTCTCTCATTACCTAAAAACACAAAGATTATGGTTTTATCTCCAATTGTTGTTGGCAGAAAAGGAGAATATAGAAATCTCTTTGAAAAATTGAGAAAAGATGGTTTCGTAAGAGTTAGAGTTGATAATGTAATTTATACATTAGAAGAAGAAATTTCTCTTGATAAAAATAAAAAACACGATATTGATATTGTTATTGATAGAATAATAATCCAAGATGATATAAAAAATAGATTAACAGATTCAGTTGAACTTTCTTTAAAATACTCTGAAGGACTTGTAAAAATTATTAATGTTGAAAACAATGAAGAAATAATATTTTCATCAAGATTTGCATGTCCTCATTGTGGTATATCTCTTCCTGAAATAGAACCGAGATTGTTTTCTTTTAATTCTCCTTTTGGTGCCTGTGAAGAATGCCAAGGCTTAGGATTTAAAATGGTTGTTGACCCTGATTTAATAATACCAAATAAAAATTTATCAATAAGAGAAGGTGCAATTAAAGTAGCTGGTTTTCAGAGCGAAGATGGGTATACTATAAATATTTTAGATGAACTTCTATCTAACTATGGTTATGATGTGGATACAAAAATAAAAGATTTAGATGATGATATTTTAGATATATTATTATATGGTACAGAAAGTAGATTCTGGTCTTCAAGCAAATTAAGAAGGAGTTCATATAAACATTATATATATTGGGAAGGACTTGTACCAATAATTGAGAGAAGATATAGAGAAACAGAATCTTTTGAAATGAAAGAATATTATGAAAAATTTATGAGATTCTTACCTTGTCCAGTATGCAATGGCAAAAGATTAAAAAAAGAGGCACTTAATGTCAAAATCGGAAATAAAAATATTTCAGAAATTACTGAAATGAATATAGAAGATTGTCTAAATTTTTTTGAGAATCTTAATTTAAATGAAACTCAGAAATTAATCTCTAAACAAATTTTAAAAGAGATAAAAGCAAGACTCAAATTTTTAATTGATGTTGGTTTAAATTATTTAACACTAAACAGAGAATCAAGAACGCTTTCAGGAGGAGAGGCACAAAGAATTAGACTAGCTACTCAAATAGGATCTGGTTTAACTGGAGTACTTTATGTTCTTGATGAACCAACAATAGGTCTTCATTATAGAGATACGAGAAGGCTTCTTGATTCATTAAAGAGATTAAGAGATTTAGGTAACACTTTGATTATTGTTGAGCATGATGAACAAGTAATTAAAGAATCTGATTGGATAATAGATATGGGTCCTGGCGCTGGAGAAAATGGGGGGAAAGTTGTTTTTGAAGGAAGATATAATGAAATATTAAAAGATAACAATTCATTAACTGGCAAATATCTTTCTGGAAAACTGAAAATTGAGATACCGCCAAAAAGAAGAAAAGGAAATGGTAAATTTTTTGAAGTAATAGGAGCAAGTGAGCATAATTTAAAAAATATAAATGTAAAAATACCACTAAATACATTTACTTGTATAACAGGTGTTTCTGGATCAGGTAAATCAACTCTAATATATGATATTTTATTTAAAGGCCTTGTATCTATTTTTTATAATTCAAATGAAAAACCTGGTAAATTCAAAGAGTTTAAAGGAATTGAAAATATTGACAGAGTTGTTCTTGTTGATCAATCACCAATAGGAAGAACTCCAAGATCAAATCCTGCAACATATACAAATGTTTTTACTCCAATCAGAGAACTCTTTTCAAAAACAAGAGAGGCAAGGGAGAGAGGTTATACACCTGGTAGATTTTCTTTTAATGTAAGAGGCGGAAGATGTGAAGCGTGCGAAGGGGCAGGAATTAAAAAAATAGAAATGCAATTTCTTCCTGATGTATATGTTACTTGTGAAGTATGTCAAGGAAAGAGATATAATAGAGAAACCCTTGAAATAGAATGGAAGGGTAAGAACATTTCAGAAGTTTTAAATATGACAGTTGATGAAGCATATGAATTTTTTGAAAATATTGAATCAATAAGAAGAAAATTAAAACTTTTAAAGGATGTTGGACTTGGTTATATAAAACTTGGACAACCTGCACCAACTTTATCTGGTGGAGAAGCGCAGAGGGTTAAACTTGCCTATGAATTATCAAAAAGTTTTAAGGGTCATACCTTATATTTACTTGATGAACCTACAACAGGATTGCATTTTGATGATGTAAAAAAACTTCTTGGAGTTCTAAATAGATTAGTAGAAAAAGGGAACACTGTTATAGTTATAGAACATCATCCAGATGTAATAAAAAGCGCAGATTATATAATAGATCTTGGACCAGAGGGTGGCGATGAGGGTGGATTTATAGTTGGCGAAGGAAGCCCTGAAGAATTAGCAAAAAACAAAAAATCATATACAGGTGAACTATTAAGAAAAATTTTAAATTTATAA
- a CDS encoding Spy/CpxP family protein refolding chaperone codes for MKEKILIIFLIILLSGLLVFSGVYATNLFKNPKRDLPTLYFKKLNLTQEQKEKIAKILKDLREKSQEILYKIKETNNKEKELISKENYNENELNLIVESQIKNVIDIFNLNKDGYLEILSILKNEQRKIFLTFNEFIRTEKNILKLNFIDKKIDDISKKIKIVHYFELKFLSKKLNLTDEQFKKLKELFEKQKEKEKDLFVKIRENNKKQREILKSDNLNKEALSNLINESILLEREFLTLRKNLYFEFLKILNPEQRKNSPTSIFFFKLI; via the coding sequence ATGAAAGAAAAAATTCTAATAATTTTTTTGATTATTCTACTTTCAGGGTTATTAGTATTTAGTGGTGTTTATGCTACAAATTTATTTAAGAATCCAAAAAGGGATTTACCAACACTTTATTTTAAAAAACTTAACTTAACTCAAGAGCAAAAAGAGAAAATAGCAAAAATACTTAAAGATTTAAGAGAGAAGAGCCAAGAGATTTTATATAAGATTAAAGAGACAAATAATAAAGAAAAAGAATTAATTTCAAAAGAAAATTACAATGAAAACGAATTAAATCTTATAGTTGAATCACAGATTAAAAATGTGATTGATATATTTAATCTAAATAAAGATGGTTATTTAGAAATTTTATCAATTTTAAAAAATGAACAGAGAAAAATCTTCTTAACCTTTAATGAATTTATAAGAACAGAAAAAAATATCTTAAAATTAAATTTCATTGATAAAAAAATAGATGATATTTCTAAAAAAATAAAAATTGTTCATTACTTTGAATTAAAATTTCTTTCAAAAAAATTAAATTTGACAGACGAACAGTTTAAGAAATTAAAAGAATTATTTGAAAAACAAAAAGAGAAGGAGAAAGATCTTTTTGTAAAAATTAGAGAAAACAATAAAAAACAAAGAGAGATTTTAAAAAGTGACAATTTAAATAAAGAAGCCCTATCAAATTTAATTAACGAATCTATTCTTTTAGAAAGAGAATTTTTAACTTTAAGAAAAAATTTATACTTTGAATTTCTTAAAATTTTAAACCCTGAACAGAGAAAAAATTCTCCAACTTCAATATTTTTCTTTAAATTGATTTAA
- a CDS encoding TatD family hydrolase, translating into MDYFFIDSHIHLDMKIFDSDREEVIKKSFENNVKYFLNVGYDFKSSINSNRLSQINKFIFASIGFHPHDAKDFKEEYLLKFERLIKENKKIIAIGEIGLDYYRNLSPKEIQIEIFKKQIEFAIDLNLPIIIHERDSFWDTIEIINNYKGRIKGVFHCFSGDISKIKEIIKLDFYVGIGGTITYPKNNILRETIKRAPLERILLETDAPYLPPQNFRGKRNEPKFLIYTAEYLAKLINIPLEKLSEITNKNFSELFKINF; encoded by the coding sequence ATGGACTATTTTTTTATAGATTCACATATACACCTGGATATGAAAATTTTTGATTCAGATAGAGAAGAAGTGATAAAAAAATCCTTTGAAAATAATGTTAAATATTTTTTGAATGTGGGTTATGATTTTAAATCTTCCATCAATTCAAATAGATTATCACAAATCAATAAATTCATCTTTGCTTCAATTGGTTTTCATCCACATGATGCAAAAGATTTTAAAGAAGAATATTTATTAAAATTTGAAAGATTAATCAAAGAAAATAAGAAAATTATCGCTATAGGAGAAATTGGTCTTGATTACTATAGAAATCTTTCACCAAAAGAAATTCAAATTGAGATTTTTAAAAAACAGATAGAATTTGCTATTGATTTGAATTTACCAATTATTATACATGAAAGAGATAGTTTTTGGGATACTATTGAAATTATAAATAATTATAAAGGAAGGATAAAAGGAGTATTTCATTGCTTTAGTGGCGATATCTCAAAAATAAAAGAAATTATTAAATTAGATTTTTATGTTGGTATAGGAGGTACAATTACTTATCCAAAAAATAATATTTTAAGAGAAACAATTAAAAGAGCGCCTCTTGAAAGAATATTACTTGAAACAGACGCTCCATATCTTCCTCCTCAAAATTTTAGAGGAAAAAGAAATGAACCTAAATTTTTAATATATACTGCCGAATATTTAGCAAAATTAATTAATATACCCTTAGAAAAATTATCTGAAATTACAAATAAAAACTTTTCAGAACTATTTAAAATTAATTTTTAA
- a CDS encoding transporter substrate-binding domain-containing protein has protein sequence MLKKFLLIIFMISFIGILISCKSESQTTLSGVLKDENGSPLKGVAINLDSLSTTTNDRGEFEFKNLEEKVYRLSVNHEGFYPLNQNINISKGTNSVNLTLKMTTLTKARNRGYLLVGSDVTYPPFEYMENGKPVGFDIDLINLIAQGMGLNGAQIIDTAWDGIFAALKTEKFDIIISSVTITEERRKEMLFSDPYYDSGQIIAVRRDDNRIKNENDLIGKVVGVQINTTGDFTAQKLSGIKEIKRYDDIQQAFQDLELGRIDAVLNDLPVNAWFAKERKNVKLVGKLLTIEQYGICARLEDQTLIDEINKSLKNLRDSGKYREVYVKWFGVEPPQK, from the coding sequence ATGTTAAAGAAATTTTTATTAATTATTTTTATGATTTCTTTTATTGGAATTTTAATTAGTTGTAAATCTGAGAGTCAAACTACTCTCTCAGGTGTTTTAAAAGATGAAAATGGTTCACCTTTAAAAGGTGTAGCAATCAATTTAGACTCACTTTCAACAACTACTAACGATAGAGGTGAATTTGAATTTAAAAACTTAGAAGAGAAAGTTTATAGATTAAGTGTTAATCATGAAGGGTTTTATCCTTTAAATCAAAATATAAATATATCAAAAGGCACAAACAGTGTAAATTTAACACTAAAAATGACAACATTAACAAAAGCAAGAAATAGAGGTTACTTACTTGTTGGTTCAGATGTGACATATCCTCCATTTGAATATATGGAAAATGGAAAACCTGTTGGTTTTGATATTGATTTGATTAATTTAATTGCACAAGGAATGGGTCTTAATGGTGCTCAAATTATTGATACTGCATGGGATGGAATTTTTGCAGCATTAAAAACAGAAAAATTTGATATAATTATTTCTTCTGTAACTATAACTGAAGAAAGAAGAAAAGAGATGCTATTTTCAGATCCATATTATGATTCTGGTCAAATTATTGCTGTAAGAAGAGATGATAACAGAATAAAAAACGAAAATGATCTTATTGGAAAAGTTGTTGGAGTTCAAATAAATACAACAGGAGATTTTACTGCACAAAAACTTTCTGGAATTAAAGAAATTAAAAGATATGATGATATTCAACAAGCATTTCAAGATCTTGAACTTGGAAGAATTGATGCAGTTTTAAATGATTTACCTGTAAATGCCTGGTTTGCAAAAGAAAGAAAAAATGTAAAACTTGTTGGAAAACTTTTAACTATAGAACAATATGGAATTTGTGCTCGTCTTGAAGATCAAACTTTGATTGATGAGATAAATAAATCATTAAAAAATTTAAGGGATAGTGGTAAGTATAGAGAAGTTTATGTGAAGTGGTTTGGTGTTGAACCTCCTCAAAAGTAA
- a CDS encoding amino acid ABC transporter permease: MTGLDFRLSLLINSIPILINGAKFTILFSVISIFFGIIIGLGASLLKISKNPLLKTIGSTYIEVIRGTPLLLHIMVAYYGLAAFNIKLDYFTAGVLALSINSGAYCGEIFRAGIESIEKGQMEAARSVGMTYGQAMRYVILPQAFKRVIPPLTNEFVAMLKDSSLLSIIAVPELLRNARQLMGTKANVWTPLIGAALIYLVLTLPLTRLAYILERRMAKGGI, translated from the coding sequence ATGACAGGCCTTGATTTTAGATTATCACTTTTAATTAACTCCATACCAATATTAATAAATGGAGCAAAATTTACTATTTTATTTTCTGTAATTTCAATATTTTTTGGTATAATTATTGGGCTTGGTGCCTCCTTACTTAAAATTTCAAAAAACCCTCTTTTAAAAACTATTGGGAGTACCTATATAGAAGTTATCAGGGGTACTCCCCTTTTACTTCATATTATGGTAGCTTATTATGGACTTGCAGCATTCAATATAAAACTTGATTATTTCACTGCAGGAGTTCTTGCTCTATCGATAAATTCAGGTGCTTATTGTGGAGAAATTTTTAGAGCAGGAATTGAATCGATTGAAAAAGGCCAAATGGAGGCAGCAAGATCTGTCGGAATGACATATGGTCAAGCAATGAGATATGTTATTCTTCCACAAGCATTTAAAAGAGTTATTCCACCTTTAACAAACGAATTTGTTGCAATGCTTAAAGATTCATCTTTACTTTCAATAATTGCAGTTCCAGAATTATTAAGAAATGCTAGACAACTTATGGGTACAAAAGCAAATGTTTGGACTCCACTTATTGGTGCTGCACTTATATATCTTGTATTAACTCTTCCACTGACTCGACTTGCATATATTTTAGAAAGGAGGATGGCAAAAGGTGGCATATAA
- a CDS encoding amino acid ABC transporter ATP-binding protein — protein sequence MLKIRNLYKHFGKLDVLKNINLDLHKQEVLVIIGPSGAGKSTLIRCINRLEEPTSGDIYFDGEKIDRNTDYNKLRERIGMVFQRFNLFYHLTALENITLPLKVVKKKSEEEAKKIAFEYLEKVGLKNRANHYPIQLSGGEQQRVAIARALALQPDIMLFDEPTSAIDVELIKDVLDVMKVLARDGMTMIVVSHEMGFAKEVGDRIIFMDKGEIVEEGEPEEFFKNPKTERAKQFLSRIINI from the coding sequence ATTTTGAAGATAAGAAATTTATATAAGCATTTTGGTAAATTAGATGTTTTAAAAAATATTAATTTAGATTTACATAAACAGGAGGTTCTTGTAATCATTGGTCCATCAGGTGCAGGTAAATCTACACTTATCAGATGTATTAATAGATTAGAAGAACCAACCTCAGGAGATATATATTTTGATGGAGAAAAAATTGATAGAAACACAGATTATAATAAGTTAAGAGAAAGAATTGGAATGGTTTTTCAAAGATTTAATTTATTTTATCATCTAACTGCACTCGAAAATATAACACTACCTTTAAAAGTTGTAAAGAAGAAATCAGAAGAAGAAGCAAAAAAAATTGCATTTGAATATCTCGAAAAGGTAGGACTTAAAAATAGAGCAAATCACTATCCAATACAACTTTCAGGAGGAGAACAACAAAGAGTTGCAATTGCTAGAGCATTAGCACTTCAACCAGATATTATGCTTTTCGACGAACCAACTTCAGCAATTGATGTTGAGTTAATAAAAGATGTTCTTGATGTTATGAAGGTTCTTGCAAGAGATGGAATGACAATGATTGTTGTTTCACATGAAATGGGTTTCGCAAAAGAAGTAGGTGATAGAATAATATTTATGGATAAGGGCGAAATTGTAGAAGAGGGTGAACCTGAAGAATTTTTTAAAAATCCAAAAACAGAAAGAGCAAAACAATTCCTTTCCAGAATAATTAATATTTAA